CCAGTACTGCGGCTCCACCAAAAACCTCACCCTCGACCACGTGCTGCCCCGTTCGCGCGGCGGCGACTCGAGTTGGGGCAACCTGCTGACTGCCTGTGCCCGCTGCAACCACGCCAAAGGCCACCGCACCCCCGAAGAAGCTGGACTTACCGTCCGGCAAAAACCCAAGAAGCCAACCCTTGCCGGTTTCCTTAAGCTAAGTGCCGGCACCATCGACCATACCTGGCACGCCTACCTCAACTGAACCGGCGCAGCAGTAGCTGCCCGGTTTTTTTGTGCCGAAACCCTAGGTGCCTCGGCGTTGGCGTCAGAAAAAAGGCCCCGCGGCTACGTGCTGCGGGGCCTTTTGGGCAAGTAAGGGGCCGAGGCTTAACGGCTGCCGAGTGGCTGGTGCGCCGTGGTGTAGCGGCTGTCGTCGCTTACGGGCGAGCCGGAGGCGCCCGTGAATTCGAGCAGGTCTTTGGTAAGGCGGTCTTTGCCATCGGCGGTGGCAAACAGGCCGTGCGGCTCGCCATCGTAGCGGATGTAGGTGGCGCTGGGCAGCAGCTTGGCCAGCTGATCGGAGCTGGACTTGATGGGCACGGTTTTGTCGCTGGTGCCGTGGATGATCAGCGTGGGCACCCGAATGGCCAGCACATCCTGGCGGAAGTCGGTTTCGGCCCAGGCGTGGGCGCAGGCTTCGGTGGCGTGCGGCGTAGCCTGCAGGCAAATCATCTGCATCCAATCGAGGGTGGCCTGGCTTACGGGGTGGCTTACCACGCCCACGCCGTAAAACTGCTTGCCGAAGGTTTGCAGAAACGCGGGGCGGTCTTTGCGCAGGTTATCCACGATGTCGTCGAACGTCGCTTTGTCGACGCCATCGGGGTTGTCGTCGGTTTTCAGCAGGTAAGGCAACACGCTGGCCACCAGCACCACTTTGCTTACGCGGGCCCCGCCGTAGCGGCTCATGTAGCGGGCCACTTCGCCACCGCCCATCGAAAAGCCTACCAGCGTTACGTTCTGCAGGTTCAGGCCCTCCAGCAGCGCGTTAAGGTCGCTGGCCAGCGTGTCGTAATCGTAGCCGTCCCAGGGCTTGTCCGATTTGCCGAAGCCGCGGCGGTCGTAGGCAATTACCCGCTTGCCGTAGTGCGGCAACGCGTGGGCCTGGTGCTCCCACATTTGGTGGTCGGCAGGCCAGCCATGAATCAGCACCACGGGGTCGCCCTGGCCCCAATCCTGGTAGAAGATATTAACGGGGTTGCCTTGGGCATCTTGCCCTACTTTGAGGTAGCTCATATGCGGTGTGGTTGTGTAATTGGGTTGCTATGCGGTATCTGCCTGCGTACTGCCGCAAGCATACCAGGGTTAGCGGGGCTGCCTGTCCGCAAGTATTGCAGCATTAGGTATTTGGCGGCGAAACTCAGGAGGCGCTCGGCAAATTGCCCGATCCTCCCGACGAAAATTATTCCGCCTTTTTTCAGCACACACCCGCAGCCCCGCCACCAACCGCAGCAGCGGCCCTAGGTGCCGGGCAGTGCTGCGGCTGCGGCAGCTTCGGAA
The sequence above is drawn from the Hymenobacter sp. YIM 151858-1 genome and encodes:
- a CDS encoding alpha/beta fold hydrolase, with translation MSYLKVGQDAQGNPVNIFYQDWGQGDPVVLIHGWPADHQMWEHQAHALPHYGKRVIAYDRRGFGKSDKPWDGYDYDTLASDLNALLEGLNLQNVTLVGFSMGGGEVARYMSRYGGARVSKVVLVASVLPYLLKTDDNPDGVDKATFDDIVDNLRKDRPAFLQTFGKQFYGVGVVSHPVSQATLDWMQMICLQATPHATEACAHAWAETDFRQDVLAIRVPTLIIHGTSDKTVPIKSSSDQLAKLLPSATYIRYDGEPHGLFATADGKDRLTKDLLEFTGASGSPVSDDSRYTTAHQPLGSR